A region of Zingiber officinale cultivar Zhangliang unplaced genomic scaffold, Zo_v1.1 ctg125, whole genome shotgun sequence DNA encodes the following proteins:
- the LOC122035885 gene encoding uncharacterized protein LOC122035885 → MKMENQAVVAIDCTAGGSKAKEWSGGVGGDSEAAALQTGDILEEVIFRALPPARAPFKGGRAAVMKQLHTAYKRGDTSVLLKARRGWPDDPSAATIELQACITSNPQAGRRQYVLRSIQYPNHAVDIVDRSLPDCFASLGSRNSRAVSALSNFQLQDGYVSYPWEKMMRNSLDTPNSSGFFSLLILPKAVDPSGTRYNSVEDTLARANAWLDCSQGSGVPIACTSVQTEALLTKISGETASSTVNTGSLADLSNLANVSLYGFEDYHGVDIGVIRAVRLWYTPKAGEMAVEIRLREGDSKLGFAISRTEEGFVYISSVIDDDSPNIAATRSGLRELFREATEVSKLLVVSRVGGEKVLPWMVSTSGAIRCFDTVSLSQKLSLHRHALKPILLHLFMWEREMAPPRPAKMAEKPEDKRLPSPHVARVLVIWCTGEGLTDLSLGTQLGISHSDSTTSPSPGTGFDRSDDPRWVSLGHFLDAPNSWIVKNL, encoded by the exons AGTGGAGCGGCGGAGTCGGCGGTGACAGCGAGGCCGCCGCGCTGCAGACCGGCGACATCCTCGAGGAGGTCATCTTCAGGGCGCTGCCGCCTGCGCGGGCGCCATTCAAGGGCGGCCGGGCGGCGGTGATGAAGCAGCTCCACACTGCGTACAAGCGCGGCGACACCTCCGTGCTCCTCAAGGCCCGCCGGGGATGGCCCGACGACCCCAGCGCCGCCACCATCGAGCTCCAGGCCTGCATCACGTCCAACCCGCAGGCCGGACGCCGGCAGTACGTGCTGCGATCCATCCAATACCCCAATCACGCCGTCGACATCGTCGACCGCTCCCTGCCCGACTGCTTTGCCTCGCTGG GATCGAGGAATTCCAGAGCTGTCAGTGCACTGAGCAACTTCCAACTCCAAGATGGCTACGTCTCATATCCCTGGGAAAAGATGATGCGTAACTCACTGGACACTCCGAACTCAAGCGGCTTCTTCTCCCTGCTCATCCTCCCCAAGGCAGTTGACCCTTCGGGCACGCGCTACAACTCGGTCGAGGACACGTTGGCCCGGGCCAACGCGTGGCTCGACTGCTCTCAGGGCTCAGGAGTCCCCATTGCCTGCACCAGTGTCCAAACTGAGGCCCTACTCACCAAG ATTTCCGGCGAGACAGCTTCGTCCACTGTGAACACGGGGTCCTTGGCTGACCTCTCCAACTTAGCCAATGTCAGCCTCTACGGCTTCGAGGACTACCATGGGGTGGACATCGGGGTGATCAGGGCCGTCAGGCTTTGGTACACTCCGAAAGCAGGGGAGATGGCCGTCGAGATTAGGCTTCGGGAAGGCGACTCTAAGTTAGGCTTTGCAATCAGTCGAACCGAAGAG GGGTTCGTCTACATATCATCTGTGATCGACGACGACAGCCCGAACATTGCAGCCACAAGATCGGGCCTCCGAGAGCTCTTCAGAGAAGCCACGGAAGTGTCAAAGCTGCTTGTCGTTTCCAGGGTCGGCGGCGAGAAGGTCCTGCCATGGATGGTCTCCACGTCAGGCGCGATACGGTGCTTCGACACGGTCTCCCTCAGCCAGAAGCTCTCGCTCCACCGCCACGCGCTGAAGCCGATTCTGCTCCACCTGTTCATGTGGGAGAGAGAGATGGCGCCTCCGAGACCGGCGAAAATGGCCGAGAAGCCGGAGGATAAACGATTGCCCTCGCCTCATGTGGCTCGAGTGCTGGTGATTTGGTGTACAGGGGAGGGCCTGACGGATCTCTCACTAGGGACACAGCTGGGGATCTCTCATTCAGATTCCACAACTTCTCCATCACCCGGAACTGGGTTTGATCGGTCCGACGATCCACGTTGGGTTTCATTAGGACACTTTTTAGACGCACCAAATTCATGGATTGTAAAAAATCTTTAA